One Colius striatus isolate bColStr4 chromosome 10, bColStr4.1.hap1, whole genome shotgun sequence genomic region harbors:
- the ARTN gene encoding artemin isoform X2: MEQRAGPPDPRPAGSTTHLQPKEGTLWGLLAILSLLAGLAAGTLRTPHCNETLDAGPTPRGMATASLAVEAPPAAAWSQPYGDNATVGGLGAVELAEDLLLRAERSPPATSKGKKGPRKPSRGNRGRNCHIRNLMVKVRDLGLGFNSDEIVLFKYCSGSCHRARSNYDLTLGSLLRQQLITPGPQERVLSHPCCRPTRYEAVSFMDVQNTWQTVEKLSAAECSCIG, encoded by the exons GAGGGGACGCTGTGGGGGCTCCTCGCCATCCTCTCACTGCTGGCCGGGCTGGCCGCAGGCACCCTGCGGACGCCACACTGCAATGAGACGCTGGACGCGGGTCCCACGCCACGGGGCATGGCCACggccagcctggctgtggaGGCACCGCCGGCCGCCGCCTGGAGCCAGCCATACG GGGACAACGCGACAGTGGGTGGCCTGGGAGCCGTGGAGCTGGCGGAGGACCTGCTGCTGCGTGCCGAGCGCTCACCACCGGCCACCAGCAAAGGCAAAAAGGGGCCACGGAAGCCGTCGCGGGGGAACCGCGGGCGCAACTGCCACATCCGCAACCTGATGGTGAAGGTGCGTGACCTGGGCCTGGGCTTCAACTCGGACGAGATCGTGCTCTTCAAGTACTGCAGCGGGTCCTGCCACCGGGCACGCAGCAACTACGACCTGACGCTGGGCAGCCTGCTGCGGCAGCAGCTCATCACGCCAGGGCCGCAGGAGCGGGTCCTCAGCCACCCCTGCTGCCGGCCCACCCGCTACGAGGCCGTCTCCTTCATGGATGTGCAGAACACGTGGCAGACTGTGGAGAAGCTCTCGGCAGCCGAGTGCAGCTGCATCggctga